The segment GTTACACGTTGAAACCTGATGTATTGGCAAAGGATGTCTATCGGGTATCCGCGAAAGTCGGAAGCAGGGATCTGTTCGAAGGCATCTGGCCGATCCCCGATGGCGTCATGCTGAATTCGTATGTCTTGAAAGGGAGCGAGAAGACCGTGCTGGTGGATCTCGTCAAGGATTGGGATGGCGCCTGTGATGCCATTGAGGCGCAGATGAAGGAGCTTTCCCTGACCGTGGCGGACATTGATGTCCTGGTGATCAACCACATGGAGCCGGACCATACCGGCAGTTTGGCGTCGTTTGTACGCAAGAATCCCAAGGTGGAGATTTTCTGTTCAGACAAGTCCGTTCCGTTGATCAAGGCGTTCTATGGAGTGACGGAGAACGTCCATGCGGTGAAGGATGGAGAGACGCTGGATATCGGAGGGAAGACGCTGAAGTTCTTCCTCACTCCGAACATCCACTGGCCGGAGACGATGATGACGCTGGATGAGGAGGATGGCATCCTGTTCAGTTGCGACGCCTTCGGCGCCTATGGCCAGTATGATCATTGTTTCCATGACCAGCTTGGAGAGGACGAACAGGCTCAGCTCAACCATGAGATGGAGCGGTACTACGCCAACATCATCTCGTCGTTCAGTCCGTTCGTCATCCGTGGCATCACCAAAGTGGTGCAGGCGGCTCCCGGCATCCGTGTGGTCGGCCCCAGCCATGGCGTGGTGTGGCGTGACGACCACTGCCAGGTGATCGACACCTATCTTCGTCTTGCCAAGTATGCGGCCGGTCCCCGGGAGAAGGAGATCACGCTGGTCTGGGCAAGCATGTACGGCAACACCCAGGCGTTGGTGGACACCATCGTCAAGGCGGTGGAGAGCGAAGGGGTGAAGCTGAACATATTCCAGGTGCCCCAGACCCACGCGTCGTTCGTGTTGGAGAAAGCGTGGCGGTCCGAAGGCTTGATCTTCGGCATGCCCACCTACGAATACAAGATGTTCCCGCCGATGTACGCCATCCTTGACGTGCTGGACCGCAGCCATGTCACCGGAAGGAAGATCATGCGCTTCGGTTCGTTCGGCTGGTCCGGCGGCGCCCAGAAGCAGTTCGACGAGTTCGTCACGTCAATGAAACTGGAGTGCTGCGGAACGGTGGAGTATCAAGGATATCCCACCGAAGCGGACAAGAAGAAAGCGTACGATATGGCCAAGCAGTTGGCACATATGATCGCCATCGGCTGAGAAATCATATCCTGCAGGCGTTGATGAAGGCGGAAAACAGCACAAGCATGTCGTTTGAGGCCATCATCATCGCTTCGGGATGCCATTGGACGGCCAACAGGAACGGTCCTTCGTTCCCCTGTACCGCTTCCACGGCGCCATCCGTCGCCCGGGCCGCAATGGTCAGGGATGGGGCGATGTCCTTTACGATCTGGTGGTGCAGGCTGTTCACCGAAAGTGTTTCCTGATGAAAGATTTCCCAGAGGAGGGAATCCTGTTCCACCTTTACCTGGTGGAACGGCTTCGTCGCGTCCTTGAGGTGGTCATGCTGCAGGGCGTTGGGGGAGAAGCGGGAGACATCCTGGTACAACGTGCCGCCCAACGCGACGTTGACCAGCTGGATGCCTTTGCAGATTCCCAGAATGGGTTTTCCCATGGTTCTTGCCTGATGGAACAAGGCGATCAGCATCCGGTCCTGCTGAAGATCGGTTTCGCCGCACAGCGGATCCTTCTCCTCGCCGTACAGCGATGGGTCGATGTCATTTCCGCCCTGCAGCAGAAGGCCGTCCACCACGGACAGCTCCCGCCGGATGACTTCCTCGTCGTCGGTGGGAGGCAGCATGACCGGCACACCGCCAGAGCGCGCCACCGAAGTGGTGTACGCCTGGCTGGTGAAGATCCGTTGCCATGCGTGGAACGGACTTGAAGAAGGGGTGTCTGACGACACCCCCGCAATCCCGATGACCGGTCTTCTCATTGGATGATGGACAACAGGTGCTTGAGGAAGCCGTCACACCGCTCCGACGAGGAGATGGACAGATGCTCGTCCACCGAATGGATGTCACGCATCTGTGGTCCGAACGAAACGCTGTCCATGCCTTTGACCGTGTCGTTGATCAGTCCGCATTCCAAACCGGCGTGGATGGCGGTGACCTTCATCTCCTTGCCGGTGTACTCGTGGTACGCCTGGGCGCAGAAATGGGCCAGCGGAGAATCCGGGTTGGGGAGCCATGCCGGATACGCTCCGGTGTAGGTCACCTTCATGCCTCCGGACAGGAGCGCCTCTCCGCAGAGCTCCGCCACCAGATCCCGCCGCGAGATGACGGAAGAGCGGTGGCTGGTGACCACCTTGAATTGTTTTCCGTCCGTCGAGACGATGGCCAGGTTGCTGCTGGTCTCCACGATGCCTTTCAACTCCTCGCTGGTCTCGTAGGCGTACACGCCGTGCGGGGCGAGGAACAGGGAGCGGATGAACTGTTTGGACGTCTTGGTCGACGCGGCGGCGCGGGGCCGTTCGGTCTTCTCCAACGTGAGCTTGATGCTCGGGTCGTTGTTCCGGTACTCCGTCTTCAGGGCTTCCTGCAGGTTGGCCATGTTCTCGGTGAGCGACTTCTCCTCTTCTTCCGGTACGGCGAAGCCGACCTCGCAGGAAGAGGGGATGACGTTGCGCTTGGTGCCACCCTGGATGGAGAAGATCATCAGGTGCTTCTGCTGGACGAGCAGGCGGGCCGCAAGCTTGATGGCGTTGGCCCGCTGCTTGTGGATCTCTCCGCCGCTGTGGCCGCCCAACAGACCGCTGACATCCAGCCGGTAGGCGTTCCAGTCCAACGGAATGGTCTCCATGTTGCAGTCCAGCGTTCCTTCCACCTCTTTGCCACCGGCGCAGCCGATGTACAGGATTCCTTCATCCTCGCTGTCCAGGTTGAGCAGTTTCCTGCTGCGGATGTCTTTTTCCTTGATGCCGAAGGCGCCGTTCATGCCGGTCTCCTCGCTGATGGTGAAGATCGCTTCCAGCGGGCCGTGCTGCACCGAGGGATCGGACAGGACGTCCAGCGCGATGGCGATGGCGATGCCGTCATCACCTCCCAGCGAAGTGTCCTTGGCGCAGAGCCAGTCTCCGTCCACCATCACGTCGATGGGATCCTTGGTGAAGTCGTGGGTGCTTCCCGGACGTTTGACGCACACCATGTCCATGTGTCCCTGCAGGGCCACCGGACTGTGGTGTTCGTATCCTTTCGTCGCGTCCTTGCGGATGATGACGTTGCCCGTCTCATCGGCGAACGCCTGCAGTCCGTGCTCCTTCGCCCAGGAGAGCAGCCAACGCCGGACTCCTTCCTCATTTCCGCTTTCCCGGGGGATCTGCTCCAGTTCCAGGAAATACTTCCACAGATTCTTCTGTTTCAATTGCTCAATGGTTGTTTGCATGTGGTACCTCAATCAAATCGATCACGGATCAGAGTCCCGTTGACGAACAGGCCTTTCAGTTGGAACGCCTTGTCCAGGACGGTCACGTCCGCCGTGTAGTCGGGGATCAACATCCCCATGTTGTGAAAACTGTAGATGCGCGCCGGATTGGTGGAGGTCATCTGGACGGCGTTGGAAAGCGGGATCCCCCAGCTGACCACGTTCTTCACCGCTTTCTGCAGCGTCAACGCAGAGCCGAGGAACAATGTCGGGTCTTTCTCACTGACCCAGACGCCTTGGTCGGAAAGCTCCGCGCGGATGCCGTTTGCGAAGAACGGACCCGCTTTCTGTTTGGTCGGCTTGAGGGAGTCGGTGACCATGACGATGTTGGAGACCGGCTTCTCCCGAAGCAGCAGCTTGACCAGTTCGGGGTGGACGTGCACGCCGTCACAGATGATCTCGCACTGCATCTCCTCGTGGATCAGGACGGTGCCGACGCATCCCGGGTTGCGGTGGTGCAACGGGCTCATGGCGTTGTAGAAGTGGGTGGTGTGCAGGATGCCGCACTGGATGCCTTCCATCATGTTCTCGTAGGTGGCGTCGGTGTGTCCTGCCAGCAGAACGATGTTCTCCCGACGGGCAAGCAATGCCAGTTCACGCATATTCTTCAGTTCTGGGGCTACCGTCATGCAGACGACGTGTCCCTGACCCGCTTTGACCAGTTGCTCGAACAGGTCGGTGTCCACCGCGTGGACTCCTTCGGGGTTCTGCGCGTTGATCCGCTTGGGGCTGATGAACGGGCCTTCCAGGTTGATGCCCATGATCTTGGCCCCTTTCTCGTGGCCCATCGCCTTGACGATGGCCTGTTCGGCCTTCATCATGTCCTCCGGCAGGTTGGTGTAGACGGTGGGCAGGAAGGCGCTGACGCCGTAGTCGGCAAGCCGTTCGCTCATTCCAAGGATCGAGTCGGGGGAGCAGTCCTCCGTCCCGTATCCTCCGATGCCATGGATGTGGCTGTCGATCATCCCCGGGATGATGTAGGCATTCTGCACATCAATACGGAGTGTATTCTCCGGGAACTGTTTCTGCTCCAACCGATTCATGTTGAAGATGTCTCCGATCAGTCCGTTTTCATCTATATAGAGCGCGCAGTTGTCAAGCTCCGCGAAGCCGGTGACGATGGTGCCATTGGTAAGTACGGTAGGTGTACCCATGGTATTCCTCCTCATATCCAAAAAATCTCACCCGTAGCGTACCACACCAAAGGGCAAGGTGCAATCTCATGCGGTCTGGGACAGGTCATTCAGCCATTTGCCGCTCTTCACCCGGAAGAATCCGACGAGGCCTTTGGCCACTTCCTCAAGGCTGACCAACAGGTACACCCACCAGATGGGCCAGGCAAAGAACACGGAACCCAGGAACGCCATCGGAATGCCGATCAACCAGACGGCGGACAGTTCGTTCAGCATGGAGAAGCGGGTGTCGCCGCCCGAGCGGAGGATGCCGACGATCAACGTGGTGTCGTAGCTGCGCAGCGGAAAGACCGCCGATGAGACGTACAGGCAGTACCGGGCCGCCTGGGCGACGGCGCCGTCCACATTGAACATGCCGACGAACAGCGGGGCGCAGAGCGCCTGCAAGCCGCCCATCACCGCTCCGGCGAGTACGGCGATCAGAGAGAAACGACGGCAGTACACCCTTGCTTCGTCGTACATCTTCTCCCCGATCTTCTGTCCGATCATCACCAGGGCGCTGGAGGCGACGCCGAACATCACGGTGAAGAACATGTTGGAGACCGATTCGTTGACGTTCACCGCGGCGATGGTATCCATTCCCAGACGGGAATACGCCACCTTGTAGGTGGACATGCCTAGGGCCCAGAAGAATTCGTTGCAGATCACCGGAATGCAGGTGGGGATCACCTTGGACAGGAATGTACGGGAGAAGCGGAACGCCTCGGCGCTTTGGATGGCGCAGGGGCTTTTGTCCGGATAGGTGAAGCGGAACATCAACACCATCTCCAGGATCCTGCTGATCAGCGTGGCGATGGCCGCGCCCTTGACGCCCAATTGGGGGAACGGCCCGATACCGAAGATCAACAGGTAGTTCAGCACCACGTCGGTGCCGAGCGAAACAAGGGAAGTCTTCAGCGGCAGGTCTGCCCTTCCGGTCGTCCTTAGTCCCACGGCATGGATCTGGACGAACGCCAGGCAGAGAAAGCTCGGACCGATGAAAAACAGGTAGGTGCTTCCCATCTCCACCACGACGGGGTCCTGGGTGAAGATGTGCATCACCGCTTTGGGGGCCGCCATGGCCAGGATGGTGAAGACCACCGAGCCAATGAAGCAGGTAAGAAGGCCCAGGGCCATTACGTTCTGGATGCCTTTGTGGTTGCGCGCCCCGTAGAACTGGGCGATGAAGATCGAAGCCCCGGTGCAGGTGCCGAAGTAGAACAGGTTGATCAAAAACGAGATCTGGTTGGCCAGCCCCACGGCGGCGATGGCCTCCGACCCCAGTTGCCCGATCATCAACGTATCGACGAACGTCAGGCTGTTGACCAGGAGGTTCTGCAACACCACCGGAATGGCGATGGAGGCCATTTTGCGGGAGAAGGTGGAATCAACGGCCATGGGAGAACAGAATCCTTTCCGCGTCCTGCATCCCGCATTGGCGGAGCGCTTCCCTGACCAGCATGCGGTTTTCCGGACGGTCATACTGCAACAAGGCGCGTTGCAGCGTCCGCTCCCGTCCTTTGGGCACGTAGATCGGGGCGAAGCGTTTGCCGGGCCGTGGGTCAAGCCCGGTGTAGTACATCGTCGTGGAGACCGTTCCCGGGGTGGGGTAGAACTCCTGTACTTGGTCGGGGACGAAGTGGTGCTGGTGCAGATACAACGCAAGCAGGACGGCGTCCTTCAGCGTGCTGCCCGGATGGGCGGCGATGAAGTACGGGATCAGATACTGTTTGCGTCCCTGTCGGTGGTTCTCGTCGGCGTAGGCGTCGCAGAAGGCTTCGTACTGCTCCACCTGGGGTTTTCCCATGGCGTCCAGCACTTCCGGCAGGATGTGCTCCGGCGCGATCTTCAGTTGTCCGCTGATGTTGTGCCCGACGATGTGGCTGAGAAAGCGGGCGCGCACCTCAGGGGAGGCGACGCTCATCAGATAGTCGTAGCGGATGCCGCTTCGGATGAACACCTTCTTCACCCCAGGAACCGCCTCGATGGCATCCAGGACGTCAAGGTAGTGGGCGTGGCTGTCCTTCAGGTTGGGGCAGGGGTTCGGCCAGAGGCATTCCTTGGCCGGACAGGGGCCGGCGATGGCCTGCTTGTCGCACGCCCTTCCCTGGAAATTGGCCGTGGGTCCCCCCACGTCGTGGATGTAGCCCTTGAAGCCGGGATGGGAAGCCATGTGCTTGGCTTCTTCCACCAGAGAAGGGATGCTGCGCGTCTGGATCATCCGGCCTTGGTGGCTGGAGATGGCGCAGAAGCTGCACGCGCCGTAACATCCCCGGTTGCTGGTCAGGGAGAACTGTACTTCACTGAGGGCGGGGATCCCGCCTGCCTTGTCGTAGTCCGGGTGGGCGTCAAACGTATAGGGGAGGGAATACAATGCGTCGAACTGTTCGGTGGACAGGGGAAGCGCCGGGGGGTTCTGCACCACGAACCGCTGCATGCATGCCTGGATGATCACCTCAGGCTTCATCGGATTCTCATGGAGCATCTTCATCTGGAACGCTTCGGCGTACTTCCGTTTGCCTTCTTCCGTAGGGGTGTTGGAATGGGGATCCCGCTGGCTGACTTCCTCATAGGACGGCAGGGTGATGACGGGTCCCTGGGGAATGGTTGAGCTTGCCCAGACCGTCCCCCGGATGTCATGCATCGATGAAACCGGTTCTCCCGCGGCAAGACGGCGGGCGATCTCCACCACCTGCAACTCTCCCATGCCGTAGATGAGAAGATCCGCCTTGCTGTCCAGCAGGATGCTTTTCCTCACCAGGTCGGACCAGTAGTCGTAGTGGGCCATCCGCCTCAGGGACGCCTCAAGGCCTCCGATGATCACCGGGGTGGTTTTGCCGTAGGCTTGTTTGGCCAGCGAGGTGTAGACGATGGTGGGACGGTCCGGCCGCATGCCGGCCTTTCCTCCCGGGCTGTAGGCGTCGTCGTGCCGGATCTTGTTGTTGGCCGTATAGTGGAGCACCATGCTGTCGATGTTCCCTCCGCTGATCATCGCGCAGAGCCGTGGTTTCCCGAACCGGAGAAAATCGGTGGTGCTGCGCCAATCAGGCTGGGCGATGATCCCGACGCGGTACCCTTGGCTTTCCAGAAGCCGGCCGATCAAGGCGACGGCGAAGGAAGGATGATCAACGTAGGCGTCCGCGCTGATCAACGCGATGTCGACGCCGTCCCAACCTCGTCGGGCAAGGTCGCTTTCCTGGGTAGGAAGAAACAGGTCTCTCTGCATGGAATCGATGATACTCCATCCCCGAGGGGCGTGCAACGCCGCTCCTCGGGGGAAAAAGCGGCCTTTTTCCTCAAGAAGGGAAGAATTCTTTGAAAAAGCGAAATTTCTAACTATCTTTGAATAAAAGAGTTATGAAATGACACATGAAATTTTTATCTTTTTTTGTGCAAAGTGGGGAACTGTGGTGTATGATATCATTTCGAAATTGACTTTGGATATTCCGCGTTGTATTCTAGAGAATGTGTTTTCTTCGGCCTGTGGAATACGGTTTTTCGCGGCAAGGAGTGCGAGTTGATTAAGGATTTGGTCCCGTTTGTCCACTTCTACGACCAGGATTTCGTCGACATGTATGACCGCTCTTGGGTATGGATCGATGAGCTCTGGAAGCAGGGAACAACGGCAAACGGTTTTGAAGGAAATTATCTCTCATACCCGGGACAAACGACGTTCAATCAGTTTTACCACTGTTTCACGACGTTGTTCCTGGTGTATAGCAACCAAAACAACTCACCGTTTCCCCTTTTGGACTACTTCTACAAGAAGCAGGAAGCCAATGGGGCCATCCGGGGCGAATATTCCGTGGAAGACGGGAAACCGGTTTTCTCCGCGGACAATCCGGAAGGCGTGGCGCCTCCGCTGTTCTCCTATGTGGAATATCAATTCTATCACAAGATCGGCAATAAGAAGCGCCTGAAGGAAATCGTGCCCATCCTGGAGAAACAGTATGACTGGATGGCGACGACGTTCCAGAAACCGAATGGGCTGTACAGTGTGCCCGCTTCCGCCTGCCAGAGCGGCAACATTCATCGTGACCACATGTATTATCCGGTGGATTTCAATACCATGGTTGCCATCAACGCGCTGTACCTCTCGGCCATCGGGGATATCCTGAACGACAAGGAGATCTCGTTCCGGTACAAACGGCACTACTTTGCCTTGAAGACCAGGATCAACACGTTGATGTGGGATCCGGAGACGAAGTTCTACTACGATCTGGACATCAAGGAAGCCCGCCTGCCATACAAGTTCATCGGCGCCTACTGGACGTTGCTCGGGGAAATCCCCAACGACGAGAAGGCCGGCCATATGGTGGAGTACCTGAAGGATCCGAAAGAATTCGGTACGGAGAACCCGTTCCCTGGTGTTCCCGTCTCCTCTCCTGATTTCAAAGAGACCGGCGATGGGTTGAACGGTGGGGTGTCCACCGTCAACACCTACATGGTGGTCAAGGGTCTGCAGAAGTTCCATGAGTTCGTCTTCGGTCGTGAGTGTGCCATCCGGCACATGTACTTCCTGTTGGATACCCTGCATCCCGATGCCGAGACGATGGGGGATGTGTGGGAGGCGTACCTTCCCAACAAGGAAGGGGCTTCCCAGACGAAGGACATCCCGGGCTTCCCCAAGAAACGGTTCATGCCGTACGCCGGGCTGGTCACCATCACGATGATGATCGAGAACATCATTGGTCTGGATATTTCGCTTCCCCGGAAGACGGTGAACTGGGTCATGCCGTCGCTGGAAGCGATGGGGATCGAAAACCTGTCGCTGAAACGGAACATGATCACCATTCTCTCCAACAAGACGGACCGTGGTTGGGAAATCCGGCTGGAGAGCGAGAAGTTGTACTACTTCACCATCGAAATCCTTGACGAGCACAAGAAGAAGACGCTGCCCATTCCTTCCGGCAAGTGCTCGATGTTGATCGACAAACTGTAATGGCCTGGCTTGGGAAGTTGCTCGGCGGAACCTTGGGGTTCGTATTCGGCGGACCACTGGGGATGGTCGCGGGCATCGCCTTCGGCCATCTGTTCGACAAGGCGGACGAGTTCGAGCATACCAGCCGGCCGGCTTCCCGGGTGCAGGGCACCCACGAAACCACCCAGATGATGTTCTTCGTCGGCGCGTTCTCCATGGTGGCGCGTGTCGCCCAGGCGGACGGCGAGGTGACGATGAGCGAACGGCAGGCCATCGAACGGTTCATCGACGAGCGGCTGGGCATGGGGCCGAGCGAGCATGCCGCGGCGATGCGGGTGTTCGACGCCGCGCTCTCCGGAGGCGGAACGTTCGACCAGTTCGCCGCCCAGTTCTATGAGAACTTCTCTTCGTCTTCCGGACTGTTGCAGCTGATGATCGAGTTCTTCTACCAGGTGGCTGCGGCCGATGGGGCGATCAACACCAGCGAAGACGCCCTGATCCGCAGGGTAGCCCAGCTGTTCCATCTTCCTGACTATGTGGTGGATGCCATCCGCCGCCGTTACGGCGGTGCGAGTGCCGATGAGCACGCCTATTCCGTCCTGAACCTGTCTCCTTCCGCGACGGATGAAGAGGTGAAGAAGGCGTACCGGAAGATGTGCATCGAGTTCCATCCGGATACGCTCGCCTCCAAAGGAATGGGGGAGGAATTCCAGAAAGCCGCTGAGGAGAAATTCCAGGAAATCCAGCAGGCGTATGAGACGATCAAGAAGGATCGAGGGATGAAAGCGTAAAATGGAATATTGTTCCATTCTTGCATTTTCCCTGAAACCATGATAGGTTAATAACAGCAAACCGAAGGAGTTGCATATGGACTTTACACAGAAGTTTTCATTGAAAGGAAAGATTGCATGGGTCACCGGTGCGTCATACGGCATCGGGTTTGCCATCGCCACCGCCTTCTCTCAGGCCGGTGCTACGATTGTATTCAACGATCTCAACCAGGAGAAAGTGGATAAAGGGCTTGCTTCCTACAAGGCTGAGGGTATCGACGCCCACGGGTATGTGTGCAACGTGACGGATGAGGATGACGTGAAGGCTACGGTGGAGAAGATCACCAAGGAAGTCGGCGTCATCGATATTCTGGTCAACAACGCAGGCATCATCAAGAGGATCCCGATGCTGGAGATGAGCGCCGCTGATTTCCGCGCCGTGATCGATGTCGATCTCAACGCGCCGTTCATCGTCAGCAAGGCGGTGCTTCCCGGCATGATCGCCAAGGGGCATGGAAAGATCATCAACATCTGCTCCATGATGAGCGAGCTTGGCCGTGAGACGGTCAGTGCCTACGCCGCAGCCAAGGGTGGCTTGAAGATGCTGACCCGGAACATCTGTTCCGAGTACGGCGACAAGAACATCCAGTGCAACGGCATCGGACCTGGTTACATCGCCACTCCGCAGACCGCGCCGCTTCGCGAGCGCCAGCCGGATGGTTCCCGCCATCCGTTTGATGCGTTCATCGTCGCCAAGACCCCGGCCGGCAGATGGGGCACTCCGGAGGATCTGAAAGGACCCGCCGTGTTCCTGGCCTCTGAGGCTTCCGACTTCGTCAACGGACACATCCTGTACGTCGACGGCGGTATTCTCGCCTACATCGGCAAGCAGCCTTCATGATCGAAGACGCAGAGAAAGCGAAAGCGCTGGTTTCGGCCAGCGCTTTTTTTATTGTCTTAGAACTTGATCCTTCCCCTGAGTGACCTGGCAAGGGTGATCCGGTCGGCGTACTCCAGGTCCCCTCCGATGGGGATGCCGCTGGCAAGCCGGGAGACGGAAAGGTTCGGCTTGTCCTTCAGCACCTGCCGGATGTACAGGGCGGTGGTGTCACCTTCCTCGGTGGGGTTGGTGGCGATGATCACCTCCCGGATGATGCCTTCATCGATCCGTTTGACCAGCTTGGGGAAGTTCAGTTTCTCCGGTCCGATGCCATCCAATGGGCTGATGGCTCCTCCCAGCACGAAGTACAGGCCGTTGTACGCTCCGCTGTTCTGGATGGTCACCACATCCTGCGGTTGCTCGACGATGCACAGCTGGGTGCGGTCCCGGTTGGGATCGCTGCAGATCGGGCAGGGGTCGGTTTCCGTATAGGCGCCACAGATGGAGCAGGGGAACACCTTCTCCTGGATGGTGGCGATCTCATCGGCGAGGATACGGTTGAACTCCTTGTCGCTTTTGATCAGAAAGTAGGCGATCCGCTGGGCGCTTTTCGGCCCGATGCCAGGAAGCCGGGAGAGCTGTTTGGCCAGGTTCTCCAGATCGGTCATTGGTCCATTCCCATGAACATGCTGGATCCTTTCGCCTTGAGAAGATCCTGCACTTTGGTGATGGCGTCGTTGCTCGCCGCTGCGAACAGCACTTCCAGCGTATGGGTGTTGTCCGCCGTCATCAGGGACGGGTCGATCTTCACTTCATACACGTTGCCCAGTCCGTTGACCGTCACCTGCACCATGCCCGCTCCGGCCGTGCCGGTGGCGGTGGTGTTCTTCACCGTATCCTGGAGCTGTTGCATCTTGCTCTGCCACGCTCCCATGTTGTTCAGCAAATCAAATGGATTCGTCATGGTTTTCCTCGTAGGAACGTTTGGTCACCACATCTCCGCGGAACAGGTCCACGATGTGGGAGATGACGGGGTCCCCGTCGGCCGTCATCTGGGGTTTCTTCGCCTCTTCCTTCTGTTTGATGGCGAAATGGATCGGGCCGGCGTAGCCGGTGACCGCCTTGATGGCTTCCGCCAGCGCCTTCCGGTTGGCCTGTGCCTGGTCGACGGTGAACGCGTCGGCGAACTGCAAGGTCAGCCCATCCGCATCAGATATCTCTTTGATCTCCCGCGCCAACGTCGACGCGATGGGGTCGGTCTCCAGCTGTTTCTCCAGCGCGGGGATGTCAGCCACGGTTGGTTGGTGGGGCTCCATGGGAGCAGGTTGCACCGGCGCCGGGGGCGCCACAGGTTGCGGGGCAGGTGCTTGCACAGGCTCCGGCTGGGGCTGTGCTGCGGGCGGCGCGCTTTGGATCTTTGTCTGGGGAGGAACGGCAGCGGCGTCATCCGGAGCGGGTACGCTTGGCATCGGCGTCATTTTTCCGCTGGTCAGGTCGTTCTGCAGTTGGGTGAGCCGCTGGACCAGCACCGTCGATGAGACCAGGTACGGCAGGGACGCCAGCTTGGAAAGGACGATCTCCAGTTCAAAACGGGGGTTGAGGGAGTAGCGGATGTCCCGGTAGGTGGAAAGCAGCAACTCCACCGCGCCCTGGAGCTGTTCGGTGGTGTAGGCGTTTTGCATCTTCGCCGGGATGGCGTCGGCCTGCATACCCAGGATGTCCTCGTCGGTGATCCCCTGTTTCAGCAACAGCAGCGTCCGGTAATACTCGGTGAAATCCTTCAGGCATTGTTCGACGGAAACACCGCTCTTCAGGAGGTCCTGGACGCTGAGAATGGCCCCTTTGCGGTCGTTTTCCAGAAGGGAAGAGACGATGGCGTTGATCTGGCTGGTGCCGACCAGCCCCAGTTTGTCCCGGATGCCCTCCATGGTGATGTGGGTTCCGGAGAACGAGGCGACCTGGTCGAACAACGTGTAGGCGTCCCGCATCGAGCCGGTGGACTCTTTTGCGATCCAGAAGAGCGCGTCATCATCCGCCTGGATGGACAGATCGTCCGCGGCGCTCTTCA is part of the Sphaerochaeta sp. genome and harbors:
- the recR gene encoding recombination mediator RecR; its protein translation is MTDLENLAKQLSRLPGIGPKSAQRIAYFLIKSDKEFNRILADEIATIQEKVFPCSICGAYTETDPCPICSDPNRDRTQLCIVEQPQDVVTIQNSGAYNGLYFVLGGAISPLDGIGPEKLNFPKLVKRIDEGIIREVIIATNPTEEGDTTALYIRQVLKDKPNLSVSRLASGIPIGGDLEYADRITLARSLRGRIKF
- the dnaX gene encoding DNA polymerase III subunit gamma/tau, with translation MAYEVTATRKRPQGFDSLVGQEFVVSTITNAIEQGRIAHAYLFSGPRGVGKTTSARILAKALNCDHGPTAHPCGVCTHCKEIAAGNSVDVIEIDGASNTSVNDIRQIKDEVMFPPQSSRYKIYIIDEVHMLSISAFNALLKTIEEPPPYIVFIFATTEPQKVPATIRSRCQQFHFQLIDLETIKRCLKSAADDLSIQADDDALFWIAKESTGSMRDAYTLFDQVASFSGTHITMEGIRDKLGLVGTSQINAIVSSLLENDRKGAILSVQDLLKSGVSVEQCLKDFTEYYRTLLLLKQGITDEDILGMQADAIPAKMQNAYTTEQLQGAVELLLSTYRDIRYSLNPRFELEIVLSKLASLPYLVSSTVLVQRLTQLQNDLTSGKMTPMPSVPAPDDAAAVPPQTKIQSAPPAAQPQPEPVQAPAPQPVAPPAPVQPAPMEPHQPTVADIPALEKQLETDPIASTLAREIKEISDADGLTLQFADAFTVDQAQANRKALAEAIKAVTGYAGPIHFAIKQKEEAKKPQMTADGDPVISHIVDLFRGDVVTKRSYEENHDESI
- a CDS encoding TerB family tellurite resistance protein, with protein sequence MGFVFGGPLGMVAGIAFGHLFDKADEFEHTSRPASRVQGTHETTQMMFFVGAFSMVARVAQADGEVTMSERQAIERFIDERLGMGPSEHAAAMRVFDAALSGGGTFDQFAAQFYENFSSSSGLLQLMIEFFYQVAAADGAINTSEDALIRRVAQLFHLPDYVVDAIRRRYGGASADEHAYSVLNLSPSATDEEVKKAYRKMCIEFHPDTLASKGMGEEFQKAAEEKFQEIQQAYETIKKDRGMKA
- a CDS encoding gluconate 5-dehydrogenase; this encodes MDFTQKFSLKGKIAWVTGASYGIGFAIATAFSQAGATIVFNDLNQEKVDKGLASYKAEGIDAHGYVCNVTDEDDVKATVEKITKEVGVIDILVNNAGIIKRIPMLEMSAADFRAVIDVDLNAPFIVSKAVLPGMIAKGHGKIINICSMMSELGRETVSAYAAAKGGLKMLTRNICSEYGDKNIQCNGIGPGYIATPQTAPLRERQPDGSRHPFDAFIVAKTPAGRWGTPEDLKGPAVFLASEASDFVNGHILYVDGGILAYIGKQPS
- a CDS encoding YgiQ family radical SAM protein, translating into MQRDLFLPTQESDLARRGWDGVDIALISADAYVDHPSFAVALIGRLLESQGYRVGIIAQPDWRSTTDFLRFGKPRLCAMISGGNIDSMVLHYTANNKIRHDDAYSPGGKAGMRPDRPTIVYTSLAKQAYGKTTPVIIGGLEASLRRMAHYDYWSDLVRKSILLDSKADLLIYGMGELQVVEIARRLAAGEPVSSMHDIRGTVWASSTIPQGPVITLPSYEEVSQRDPHSNTPTEEGKRKYAEAFQMKMLHENPMKPEVIIQACMQRFVVQNPPALPLSTEQFDALYSLPYTFDAHPDYDKAGGIPALSEVQFSLTSNRGCYGACSFCAISSHQGRMIQTRSIPSLVEEAKHMASHPGFKGYIHDVGGPTANFQGRACDKQAIAGPCPAKECLWPNPCPNLKDSHAHYLDVLDAIEAVPGVKKVFIRSGIRYDYLMSVASPEVRARFLSHIVGHNISGQLKIAPEHILPEVLDAMGKPQVEQYEAFCDAYADENHRQGRKQYLIPYFIAAHPGSTLKDAVLLALYLHQHHFVPDQVQEFYPTPGTVSTTMYYTGLDPRPGKRFAPIYVPKGRERTLQRALLQYDRPENRMLVREALRQCGMQDAERILFSHGR
- a CDS encoding YbaB/EbfC family nucleoid-associated protein; amino-acid sequence: MTNPFDLLNNMGAWQSKMQQLQDTVKNTTATGTAGAGMVQVTVNGLGNVYEVKIDPSLMTADNTHTLEVLFAAASNDAITKVQDLLKAKGSSMFMGMDQ